In the Victivallis sp. Marseille-Q1083 genome, one interval contains:
- a CDS encoding MFS transporter codes for MVPQKHLLAFLGIVVISFSLRGPLTGVSPLVSLMKSELGLNHTLIGLVTTLPLLMFAVCSPMVSWFTRHFGSARTMFAGLLFLVAGECLRGLGGLALLFSGTVLVGIGIAVGNVLCPVILRQRFPDAFGVMIGIFTLGMSVFAVAGVAIGVPLAVNGGWGWRGTLAVWLLPALAAVALWSTQLYRPAIRKESRSPAVPSKAAPGLEIWHSPVAWAVAAYTGLQSFLFYALVAWLPSIAAARGCGDMEAAVVATVYQVFGMLTNFIAPVLFQKFGRHREMTFIFTFLYLAGGIALFFGQSFSALLIAGVLLGSGATIGLAFVFFGLRSGSPAAAVAVALSGMAQGAGYLLAASGPVILGMIHDVSHSWEAVILAIVAAMLCLLPAGDLSARARRIDI; via the coding sequence ATGGTGCCGCAAAAACATTTATTGGCCTTTCTGGGAATAGTCGTCATTTCATTCAGCCTCCGCGGTCCTTTGACGGGCGTAAGCCCTCTGGTTTCATTGATGAAATCGGAACTGGGACTCAATCATACCCTGATCGGACTGGTTACGACGTTGCCGCTTCTGATGTTTGCCGTTTGTTCTCCGATGGTCTCCTGGTTCACGCGGCATTTCGGAAGTGCGCGTACCATGTTCGCCGGGCTTCTGTTCCTGGTCGCCGGCGAGTGCCTCCGCGGTCTTGGCGGTTTAGCCCTGCTGTTCTCCGGAACGGTGCTTGTCGGAATCGGGATTGCGGTGGGCAACGTACTCTGCCCGGTTATCCTGCGGCAGCGCTTCCCCGATGCTTTTGGCGTGATGATCGGTATTTTCACCCTGGGCATGTCCGTATTCGCCGTGGCGGGGGTGGCGATCGGTGTTCCGCTGGCGGTGAACGGCGGCTGGGGATGGCGCGGTACGCTGGCGGTATGGCTGCTGCCCGCCTTGGCCGCGGTGGCGCTGTGGAGCACGCAGTTGTATCGCCCGGCCATTCGGAAAGAATCCCGTTCGCCGGCCGTGCCGTCGAAAGCCGCTCCCGGGCTCGAAATATGGCATTCTCCGGTTGCGTGGGCAGTCGCCGCGTATACCGGTCTGCAATCCTTCCTCTTTTATGCGCTGGTCGCCTGGCTGCCGTCCATCGCTGCCGCCAGGGGCTGCGGCGATATGGAAGCGGCCGTGGTGGCAACCGTCTATCAAGTCTTCGGAATGCTGACGAATTTCATTGCCCCGGTTTTGTTTCAGAAATTCGGGCGGCATCGGGAAATGACGTTTATTTTCACATTTTTGTACCTGGCGGGGGGAATCGCGCTTTTTTTCGGACAAAGTTTCTCCGCCTTGCTGATTGCCGGCGTGCTGCTGGGATCGGGCGCTACGATCGGGCTGGCGTTTGTCTTTTTCGGATTGCGATCGGGCAGTCCGGCGGCGGCGGTGGCGGTGGCTCTCTCCGGTATGGCGCAGGGGGCCGGATATCTGCTGGCTGCTTCCGGTCCGGTGATTCTCGGGATGATTCACGATGTCAGCCACTCCTGGGAGGCGGTTATTCTGGCGATCGTGGCGGCGATGCTGTGCCTCCTGCCTGCCGGCGACCTCTCGGCCAGAGCGCGCCGGATTGATATTTGA
- a CDS encoding phosphotransferase: protein MNYDLTELERRPDILNNLIERYFHCRPVSQAKIGEGFYGAVYAAVLPADPGRLAIKCFKHSARHRSEHRQLELLRPRALLKLPEVYFVHDHTPDLPCEALLMEYVDGINASALPTGHPHRERFAEALIDNLLHWHETTNDFFGFGADRFPDWVSCLQSRLDNHYRILRHDFSGRVAPPVLAAAEKSLENLRRIFAEPVVPSLIHSDYNLWNLLVDPASAAITAVLDPSDAGWADREMDLFQLQNADGDRFSLLERYQNRAVLSELFPVRKIFYWFWDDIRHLENMGWYDEERFTSSARRLLRLMNQYL, encoded by the coding sequence ATGAATTACGACTTGACCGAACTGGAACGCCGGCCGGATATCCTGAACAATCTGATCGAGCGTTATTTTCACTGCCGGCCCGTTTCGCAGGCCAAAATCGGCGAAGGCTTCTATGGTGCCGTCTATGCCGCCGTCTTGCCGGCCGATCCCGGCCGGCTGGCGATCAAATGTTTCAAGCACAGTGCCAGACACCGTTCGGAACACCGGCAGCTCGAACTGCTGCGCCCCCGTGCGCTGCTGAAACTGCCGGAAGTCTATTTCGTTCACGATCACACGCCCGACCTTCCCTGTGAAGCGCTGCTGATGGAATATGTCGACGGCATCAACGCTTCCGCCCTGCCGACCGGCCACCCGCACCGGGAGCGGTTCGCCGAAGCGCTGATCGACAACCTGCTGCACTGGCATGAAACGACCAACGATTTTTTCGGGTTCGGAGCGGATCGGTTTCCGGACTGGGTAAGCTGCCTGCAAAGCCGTCTGGACAATCATTACCGGATCTTGCGGCATGATTTTTCCGGCCGGGTGGCGCCGCCGGTACTGGCTGCGGCGGAAAAATCGCTGGAAAACCTGCGGCGGATTTTCGCCGAACCGGTTGTACCGTCGCTGATCCACAGCGATTATAATTTATGGAACCTGCTGGTTGACCCGGCAAGCGCCGCCATTACCGCGGTGCTCGATCCGAGTGACGCCGGATGGGCCGACCGGGAAATGGACCTGTTTCAGCTGCAGAATGCCGACGGCGACCGTTTCAGCCTGCTGGAGCGTTATCAGAACCGGGCAGTCCTGAGCGAATTGTTTCCGGTCAGGAAAATTTTTTACTGGTTCTGGGATGACATCCGGCATCTGGAAAATATGGGCTGGTACGACGAAGAACGCTTTACATCCTCCGCCCGGCGGCTGCTCCGGCTGATGAATCAATATCTCTGA
- a CDS encoding mechanosensitive ion channel family protein, translating to MKIKLLFLLFLLQLCATGQPVTGEEAAPAAAQSDAVVIVIKDPAFAEKLADVLTRETTARPDAETAEEVIHLPENANEFWHEVNQFWKKSWHEVTALKVELTMLVVGLLLTYFVAWIVNTLFWKTLLRLARRSHFKYDDLLCEKLKAPSMFLLCLNGAFMSVLPLFRTVGGELLEVWARGLGAAIAVSVIWGLFRLIDVLDRVLHDVLDREESLMDELLEELLRRTLKVVLVLLSVFFIGQNILGLNITSLLAGAGVAGLAVAFAAQETIANFFGSVTIIVDHSFRVGDWVKTCGVEGIVETMGLRSTKIRAFDGELFTVPNRQVASSVIENYARRPYIRYRFCIGMTYETTAPQMKRAREILQEVLSRTDLFDLANHPPKIDFTDFGAYSLNFTIYVWFNTGDYWQAEAWKTEINLEIQRRFAENNLAMAFPTQTLYLEK from the coding sequence ATGAAAATAAAATTGCTGTTTCTTCTCTTTCTGCTGCAACTGTGCGCCACGGGCCAGCCGGTCACCGGCGAGGAAGCCGCGCCGGCGGCAGCCCAATCCGACGCGGTAGTGATCGTCATCAAAGATCCGGCTTTCGCCGAAAAGCTGGCCGACGTATTGACCCGGGAAACGACCGCCAGGCCGGACGCCGAAACGGCGGAGGAAGTCATTCATCTGCCGGAAAACGCCAACGAATTCTGGCATGAGGTCAATCAATTCTGGAAAAAATCCTGGCATGAAGTGACGGCTTTGAAAGTGGAATTGACGATGCTGGTCGTCGGGCTGCTGCTCACCTATTTCGTCGCCTGGATCGTCAATACGCTGTTCTGGAAAACGTTGTTGCGGCTGGCCCGGCGTTCCCATTTCAAATACGATGATTTATTGTGCGAAAAACTGAAAGCGCCGTCGATGTTCCTGCTCTGCCTGAATGGCGCGTTCATGAGCGTCCTGCCGCTGTTCCGGACCGTCGGCGGCGAATTGCTGGAAGTCTGGGCGCGCGGGCTGGGCGCGGCGATCGCCGTCAGCGTCATCTGGGGGTTGTTCCGGCTGATCGACGTGCTGGACCGGGTGCTTCACGATGTCCTGGACCGGGAGGAATCGCTGATGGACGAACTGCTCGAAGAGCTGCTGCGGCGAACGCTGAAAGTGGTGCTGGTGCTGTTGTCGGTCTTTTTCATCGGCCAGAACATTCTGGGCTTGAACATCACTTCCCTGCTGGCCGGCGCCGGGGTGGCCGGGCTGGCCGTCGCCTTCGCCGCCCAGGAGACGATCGCCAATTTCTTCGGTTCGGTGACGATCATCGTCGACCATTCGTTCCGGGTCGGCGACTGGGTGAAAACCTGCGGCGTCGAAGGCATCGTCGAAACGATGGGCCTGCGCTCGACCAAGATCCGGGCATTCGACGGGGAGCTGTTCACCGTTCCCAACCGCCAGGTGGCCAGTTCGGTCATCGAGAATTACGCCCGCCGCCCCTATATCCGCTACCGGTTCTGCATCGGCATGACTTATGAAACGACCGCGCCGCAGATGAAACGGGCCCGGGAAATCCTGCAGGAGGTTTTGAGCCGGACCGATCTGTTCGATCTGGCAAACCACCCGCCGAAAATCGATTTCACCGACTTCGGCGCTTATTCGTTGAATTTCACCATTTATGTCTGGTTCAACACCGGCGATTACTGGCAGGCCGAAGCGTGGAAAACCGAAATCAACCTGGAAATCCAGCGCCGCTTCGCCGAAAACAACCTGGCGATGGCCTTTCCGACCCAGACACTCTATCTGGAGAAATAA
- a CDS encoding Gfo/Idh/MocA family protein, with product MIQWGMVGYGRIATTFARALEAGRSGKAVAVAGRSPARAAEFAACWNIPQVYDGVDALAAAPEVEAVYVATPHPFHAAAAIAALRCGKAVLCEKPLAITAPEVEAMLREAETRRVLLAEAYMYRFHPQTRKLVELLAEDAIGRVRHLECWFAYQAPYDPQSRLCRPELGGGVIWDIGGYPLSMAMLVAAAAGGRPPAAPELLTGLGCPTVDLVDWHSLALARWPEGITAQLTVSCAVSVGAGLRVYGEKGRLELPNPWVCDRVKPEDGIIRLEREGRGETLRVPADLTSFGYEAAGFAELLRSREASALFPAVSIAESRQLNAALQSWQRQVENSFKK from the coding sequence ATGATTCAGTGGGGAATGGTCGGGTACGGACGGATTGCGACGACGTTTGCCAGGGCGCTGGAAGCCGGCCGGAGCGGCAAAGCGGTTGCGGTTGCCGGGCGTTCGCCGGCGCGGGCGGCCGAATTTGCCGCATGCTGGAATATTCCGCAAGTGTATGACGGGGTCGACGCGCTGGCGGCGGCGCCGGAGGTCGAGGCGGTTTATGTGGCCACGCCGCATCCGTTTCATGCTGCGGCGGCGATCGCCGCACTGCGTTGCGGCAAAGCGGTGCTTTGCGAAAAACCGCTCGCGATTACTGCGCCGGAGGTTGAGGCGATGCTGCGGGAAGCCGAGACGCGCCGGGTGCTTCTGGCGGAAGCCTATATGTACCGTTTCCATCCGCAGACGCGGAAATTGGTGGAGTTGCTGGCCGAGGACGCCATCGGCCGGGTGCGGCACTTGGAGTGCTGGTTTGCCTATCAGGCTCCTTATGATCCGCAGAGCCGGTTGTGCCGGCCGGAATTGGGCGGCGGCGTGATCTGGGACATCGGCGGTTATCCGCTGTCGATGGCGATGCTGGTGGCGGCGGCTGCCGGCGGCAGGCCGCCGGCGGCGCCGGAGCTGTTGACCGGGTTGGGGTGTCCGACGGTCGACCTGGTGGACTGGCACAGTCTGGCATTGGCCCGCTGGCCGGAAGGCATCACCGCGCAGTTGACGGTGAGCTGTGCGGTTTCCGTCGGAGCTGGTCTGCGGGTTTATGGCGAAAAAGGCCGTCTGGAGTTGCCGAATCCCTGGGTGTGCGACCGGGTGAAGCCGGAAGATGGCATCATCCGGCTGGAGCGGGAAGGGCGCGGCGAAACGTTGCGCGTGCCGGCCGATTTGACCAGCTTCGGGTACGAGGCGGCCGGATTTGCCGAATTGCTGCGTTCCAGAGAGGCGTCGGCGCTATTCCCGGCGGTTTCCATCGCGGAGAGCAGACAGTTGAATGCGGCGTTGCAATCGTGGCAGCGGCAGGTTGAAAATTCTTTCAAAAAATGA